The sequence CATCTGGGTACTTGACAAAAATTTTTTTCTTGATATTTATTTTTTCTAAAATAGGACTATAATGTATTTAAGGAAAGCATATGAAAAAGAAGAAAGGGTTTACACTAATTGAAGTAATTGTAGCAATAACGGTACTACTAATAATCGTTGTAAGTGTTCTTATGCTTGCAGTTGCTGCAGGAGCAAGCCTGAAAAACTCTGAGCAACTTGATATGGCAAAAAATATTGCAACATACACAATCGAATATATAAGGTCAAGGAATGTAACAGGAGATAATAACTTTATTGGAACAACCCAATGGTATCCAGCAACTAACTCCTATCCAGGTATTATCGATCTTAAAGGAGATTCTCTTCAAATTAACGCAAACCCAGCATTACCCAATCAAGCATTTAATGTTGCCTCCACCGCCTTTTACTCTTCTTTGCAGGGATTTGTTTCCTTGAAAGATGATCCTGGAAACGATTATAAGGATCCCACACAAGAAGATATAAATCTGAGATCTACGGGCGGAAAGTATTATGATAGAACTAAAGGTGACCCAATTGTTGTAAGATACCCATTTACCCCAGATTCTCCAAATGCAATTAAAAATTTCGACGCAGAGTCAAATTACATCCCAAGAATTTATACAACTGATAGCAAAAAACTTGACCCATCTTCAATTGAATATGACCAGCATTACACGAATCAAGATAAAGATAAATGCACTGCCTACAGAGGATTTAGAGTTCTTACACAAATCGTTGCAAGAACAAAAGACCCTAATTACAAACATGTCCAGTACTACGATGTAAAAGTAACTGTTTTTTGGATGGCGGGAAACAAGGAACATTCATATAGCATTTCAACACAGATTGCAGCGTACGGAGGGTGACTTTGAAAAGAAAAGGTTTTACTCTAATTGAACTTGTCGTTTCTATGGCTTTACTATTTATTTTCATTTATATGGGATTTAGTGCATTTTCCTTCGTAAATAATATTTCGAAAGCAAACCAAAACAGAGAAGCAGTTATTGAAAATGTCACAACAGTACTTGATCAACTTACCAAGGAATTAAGGCAAACATTAACTTCAAACGACGGAAGTGGTCAATTCGGAGTTTCAATTCCAGCGTACTCGTCTTCTTCAAGCACCGTAAGAGATATAACTAACATTGTAGATCCAGATCCACCACTTTCTTCAAACCAGTATTATACTTTTAGCAACACACCGATTCTTAGATTTTACACTTTAGATGATTTAGGTGTAAAACATAGAATTTCTTACACACTTGGTGTTCCAACCGACGGGTTGGGCTATATACCGCCTCATTATAAAGGAATACCAAGACAATACTGGCCTGATAGTAGGTATGAACCTTGTGAAATCCTTTACAGCAATGAAACTTCAAGTGATAATGGTACTACATGGAACGGCATCCAAAACCAGCCTATAACAGATCAGGTAATAACGAACTTTACAATAATAAGACCTTCCTGGTCAAGCCATGTTATCCAAATCGTAATTGAAGCAATGGTAAAAGACACATCAGGACGAGCAACAAAGATTATTAGAGTTGCCCAGGTAACTTTGAGGCAGTAATATGAAAATTTAATTTTTGCTATATAATTTAAATCGGGAGGTGAAGAGTATGAAAATTATGAACGGAAAGAGAAGAAGGGGTTTTGCTTTAATGTTTGTTATTATTATTGCTGCTGCGATGATGATTCCAGTTTTAATGTTAATATCGACAACAACCCCGCGGAAGACGAATGTAACAGGAGAGGCAATTTCAGACAGAGTTTTGTCTACAGGCGATGCTGTAATTGATATGATACTAACAAAAATTAATGACTTTACAGACCTTCTGGATACAGACGCTACATTAAAAGCCGGCTTGGATAAGATAGCCGCTTATTACACAAGCAATCCACCAAGCGACACTTTTGTAATCAAGAGAGACGCTGTAAAGTACACAATAGGATATTTACTTACAACAATAAATGGTGGAACAATCTGGCAACCAGACGGAACTACAAACCCTGCAACAAAACTCCAAACAGATATAAATATATATCCAGGACCAACTAATGTCATCCCCGGGTCGGTTTGGGATGTCGAAGATAATGTTGCAACTTATCTATACAACCTTGAAACACAAACTTTCTATGTTTTGGTAACAGATCAGTCTGGGACAACCATTAAGCCAGTCTCCCAAACGGGAACTAATGGAGACATCACAAATAGCTACATCAAAAATCTAAGCAATGGAAATGTCACCCAGGGAATTCAAAGTATCGACCCCAATTACGCAAATGACAATAAGTGGGTTGAAATTGACGCAAATGTCCAATATGTTGACGATGGAACCAACAAACCTAATAGCACAAGATACCAAATAAGATTAAGTTCTTACCTGCTTACAAATTCTCAAGCAAAAAGTATTATAAGAAATATATTTGCAGAGGCAACACTAAGCACAATAAATGCAAATGTAAACGGAGTAAACACAACGGGCACTTCAACAGTAAATCCTGCCTTTAACAATGCAATTTGGTCTGGTAAAGGTTTAATACTCAACGGAAACCACACAATACAATCAGGAACTTTAAACTCAAACGGAACCATATCCTATGATGGTAAAAGCGGAAATGGAAGCATATACGCTTCAGGACAAATCATTCTTAATGGTAACAATAAAATTTATGGAAATATTGGAACTTCTTTAGGTAGAAACCAGAACGGTATTATTGCTAATGGCAACCTTGATTTAGGCGTAGGTCATAATCTTATCTACAATCAAAAACAAAGTCTTCCAGATTATTCACCTGGAGATGAAATTACCTTTAAAGCTGCGGCAATTTCTGGCGGTATATATCCATCAAACCTTGTTATAAATGCATCCTATAGTACTATAAACGTGAATGGCGGAGATGTTAAGTATTACATTAACGGAACAGTTAATATAAATGGTGGGAATAACACAATAAGATTTTCAACCATGAATAACTCTCCACAAGGCTTACCAGTTGATTGGTATGTTAACGGTGACCTTAATATCAATGGAGACACAGTAATCGATTTTGGAAATACTCCTGGCATAGTGTGGGTAAACGGATACATTCACTTTAACGGCAATGTTACGATAAAAGGCAGCGGAACAATTATTGCAAATAAAAGTGTAATCTTTAACGGCACTACAAGATCCACTTATAACGATAATAAGAGTAAACTTGCGATTATTTCTCGTGGACAAGATTCACAAGGTGGCATTATATTGAATGGAAACAACACAATTTATGGGTTATTTTATGCGCCATATAGCGATATCATACTAAACGGGACAGGAGATGTCTTTGGAGCATTAATTGCGGGAGGATATGTAACTTCATATGTAAATGGAGTTATAGTGAACGGTAAC is a genomic window of Caldisericum sp. containing:
- a CDS encoding prepilin-type N-terminal cleavage/methylation domain-containing protein; the protein is MKRKGFTLIELVVSMALLFIFIYMGFSAFSFVNNISKANQNREAVIENVTTVLDQLTKELRQTLTSNDGSGQFGVSIPAYSSSSSTVRDITNIVDPDPPLSSNQYYTFSNTPILRFYTLDDLGVKHRISYTLGVPTDGLGYIPPHYKGIPRQYWPDSRYEPCEILYSNETSSDNGTTWNGIQNQPITDQVITNFTIIRPSWSSHVIQIVIEAMVKDTSGRATKIIRVAQVTLRQ
- a CDS encoding prepilin-type N-terminal cleavage/methylation domain-containing protein, producing the protein MKKKKGFTLIEVIVAITVLLIIVVSVLMLAVAAGASLKNSEQLDMAKNIATYTIEYIRSRNVTGDNNFIGTTQWYPATNSYPGIIDLKGDSLQINANPALPNQAFNVASTAFYSSLQGFVSLKDDPGNDYKDPTQEDINLRSTGGKYYDRTKGDPIVVRYPFTPDSPNAIKNFDAESNYIPRIYTTDSKKLDPSSIEYDQHYTNQDKDKCTAYRGFRVLTQIVARTKDPNYKHVQYYDVKVTVFWMAGNKEHSYSISTQIAAYGG